A window from Spiroplasma endosymbiont of Aspidapion aeneum encodes these proteins:
- a CDS encoding deaminase has translation MSNNHLKIIKKLIEKCKRKGEVPVVALIYNIKHQEKIFYSYNTRQKKYTICGHAEINLINKMFKKTKSKNLINFEMIVTLIPCEMCYFAIKQVSIKNIYYILDNDKTITKDIEQTTPKLIKIKSEYSEQYKKELSNFFKKMR, from the coding sequence ATGAGTAACAATCATTTAAAAATAATAAAAAAACTTATAGAAAAGTGCAAAAGAAAAGGCGAAGTCCCTGTTGTTGCATTAATATATAATATTAAACATCAAGAAAAAATATTTTATTCATATAATACAAGGCAAAAAAAATATACTATTTGTGGTCATGCAGAAATAAATTTAATTAATAAGATGTTTAAAAAAACTAAATCAAAAAACCTTATTAATTTTGAAATGATAGTTACATTAATACCATGCGAAATGTGTTACTTTGCAATAAAACAAGTATCAATTAAGAATATCTATTACATTTTAGATAATGATAAGACTATTACAAAAGATATAGAACAAACAACTCCTAAACTAATTAAGATCAAATCTGAATATAGCGAACAATATAAAAAGGAACTTAGTAATTTCTTTAAAAAAATGAGGTAA
- a CDS encoding toprim domain-containing protein: MNKDNDFFGALKTISKSNSANLFFDLIENKDKINDIRNILNDIELNFTICNICLYIKNNNLCFFCDEKDRDISKICVVSSLFDAYKIYNTKYNGQIHILNTKIEFQNPNDYTIEKLRKRLYNIKELIIALNLTFEGEVISNYLKNILAKEVNKISRIAQGIPFGGSLNYADYETLSSAILNRKKINKG; the protein is encoded by the coding sequence ATGAATAAAGATAATGATTTTTTTGGTGCATTAAAAACAATTAGTAAATCAAATTCTGCAAATTTATTTTTTGATCTAATAGAAAATAAAGATAAAATTAATGATATTAGAAATATACTAAATGATATTGAACTTAATTTTACTATATGCAATATATGCCTTTATATAAAAAATAATAATTTATGTTTCTTTTGCGATGAAAAAGACAGAGATATTTCAAAAATATGTGTTGTTTCATCATTGTTTGATGCTTATAAAATATATAACACAAAATATAATGGACAGATACACATATTGAATACTAAAATTGAATTTCAAAACCCAAATGATTATACAATTGAAAAATTACGGAAAAGGTTATATAATATAAAGGAATTAATTATTGCACTAAACTTAACATTCGAAGGGGAAGTTATTTCAAATTATTTAAAAAACATTCTAGCGAAAGAAGTTAATAAAATATCGAGAATAGCACAGGGAATTCCTTTTGGGGGGTCATTAAATTATGCTGACTATGAAACGCTAAGTTCTGCAATTCTTAATAGAAAAAAAATAAACAAGGGGTAA
- the serS gene encoding serine--tRNA ligase, with product MHNINKIYEDKDKFLQKLNKRGVDYTNEINLIEKDNIKRKKLILKIEKVKAKKNELSRIIPKYIKNGKEDEIENIKKQINLLNNSIEKEDKHLNKLITDINKKLSYFPNIVDDSTPNGNDENDNIEVYRWEGDGYKKNNFDHSEIAIKFGLIDFKKGVKLSGSRFVLYTNKGSKLVRVITDLLLEQNSIAGYEEQWMPLVVNKEMMYGTSNLPKFEDDAFKTIDNQYLIPTSEVVLTNLKKDEIINITELPIKYTGFSQCFRKEAGSAGRDTKGIIRLHQFNKVELVKITHPNESFNELESMVSDVKKILKLFKIPFRLLSLCSGDLGFASTKTYDFEIWMANQQKFREISSCSNCLDFQARRINLKFRDDDNKLKLAHSLNGSCLAIDRLIAAIIEYYYDGVNLVIPDILRKYFNNDKYF from the coding sequence ATGCATAATATAAATAAAATATATGAAGACAAAGATAAATTTTTACAAAAATTAAATAAAAGAGGTGTAGATTATACAAACGAAATTAATCTTATTGAAAAAGATAATATAAAGAGAAAAAAACTCATTTTAAAAATTGAAAAAGTAAAAGCTAAGAAAAATGAATTAAGTAGAATTATTCCTAAATATATTAAAAATGGAAAAGAAGATGAAATTGAGAATATTAAGAAACAGATTAATTTATTAAATAATTCAATTGAAAAAGAGGATAAACATTTAAACAAATTAATTACAGATATTAATAAAAAACTATCTTATTTTCCCAATATCGTAGATGATTCTACACCTAACGGAAATGATGAAAATGATAATATTGAGGTTTATAGATGAGAAGGCGATGGATATAAAAAGAATAATTTTGATCATAGCGAAATAGCTATTAAATTTGGACTAATCGATTTTAAAAAAGGTGTTAAATTATCAGGATCAAGATTTGTTTTGTATACAAACAAAGGTTCAAAATTGGTAAGAGTAATAACAGATTTACTTTTAGAACAAAATTCTATCGCCGGTTATGAAGAACAATGAATGCCTCTAGTAGTCAATAAAGAAATGATGTATGGAACATCAAACCTTCCAAAGTTTGAAGATGATGCTTTTAAAACAATTGATAATCAATATTTAATTCCTACTTCAGAAGTTGTTTTAACAAATCTTAAGAAAGATGAAATTATTAATATTACTGAATTACCAATAAAATATACTGGATTTTCACAATGTTTTAGAAAAGAAGCTGGATCAGCAGGGAGAGATACTAAAGGAATTATAAGATTACACCAATTCAATAAAGTTGAGTTAGTTAAAATAACACACCCTAACGAATCATTTAATGAGTTAGAATCTATGGTGTCTGATGTAAAAAAAATTTTAAAATTATTTAAAATACCTTTTAGATTATTATCATTATGTTCTGGGGATTTAGGTTTTGCATCAACAAAGACATACGATTTTGAAATATGAATGGCTAATCAACAGAAATTTAGAGAAATTTCTTCGTGTTCAAATTGTTTAGATTTTCAAGCAAGAAGAATTAATTTAAAGTTTAGAGATGATGATAATAAATTGAAATTAGCTCATTCTCTTAATGGTTCTTGTCTTGCAATAGATCGACTTATAGCTGCAATAATTGAGTATTATTACGATGGAGTTAATCTTGTTATTCCAGACATTTTAAGAAAATATTTTAACAATGACAAATATTTTTAA
- a CDS encoding tRNA1(Val) (adenine(37)-N6)-methyltransferase: MLILNDLLNYKNLKIYQDNNMFNFSIDSILLARFVKLKNDVKIIDIGTNNCVIPLIMSLYSNSKITAIEIQQKAYNIAKKNITINNKEEKINLVWGDIKDFSKNNNNYFDIVVCNPPYFKVEDSSKKNISIAKTLSRHEVSLNIDELLQCSSKILNNKKDFYMIHLTERFDEIILKLRKYKLTPKFVQFIYPKENIKSNRFMIHCKYNANQGISILPPLIINEKNGSYTREVQKFFNE; encoded by the coding sequence ATGCTAATTCTTAACGACCTTTTAAATTATAAAAATTTAAAGATTTATCAAGATAATAATATGTTTAATTTTTCTATCGATTCTATCTTATTGGCTAGATTTGTAAAATTAAAAAATGATGTTAAGATTATTGATATTGGTACAAATAACTGTGTAATACCATTAATAATGTCTCTATATTCTAATTCTAAAATAACGGCGATTGAAATTCAACAAAAGGCTTATAATATTGCGAAAAAAAATATTACAATAAACAACAAAGAAGAAAAAATTAATTTGGTTTGGGGAGATATTAAGGATTTTTCAAAAAATAACAATAATTATTTTGATATTGTAGTATGCAACCCCCCATATTTCAAAGTTGAGGACAGCAGTAAAAAAAATATATCTATAGCAAAAACATTATCAAGGCACGAAGTAAGTTTAAATATTGATGAGTTATTACAATGCAGTTCGAAAATATTGAATAATAAAAAAGATTTTTATATGATACATTTAACTGAAAGATTTGATGAAATAATATTAAAACTTAGAAAATATAAGTTAACACCTAAATTTGTGCAATTTATTTATCCAAAAGAAAATATAAAATCAAACCGATTTATGATACATTGCAAATATAATGCTAACCAGGGAATATCTATTTTGCCACCATTAATTATAAATGAAAAAAATGGTTCATATACAAGAGAGGTTCAAAAATTTTTTAATGAATAA
- the tmk gene encoding dTMP kinase, with product MFLITLEGIDGCGKSTAANYVYEYLKEKNFKVILTREPGGDRIAESLREIILDPKNIDIASWTEALLYIASRAQHISNVISPAIKSNKIVVCERFSDSTNVYQGYARGLGYEHVNQLQNIVYGYIRPDLTIFLDIEPDEAIKRVEARTKETKQKKDRLESEGREFFNSVYQGYKDIIASDKSERFMIVNARKNLKNVKQQIEDVVRNFLEVKLQKEL from the coding sequence ATGTTCTTAATAACACTTGAAGGAATAGATGGTTGTGGCAAAAGCACAGCGGCGAATTATGTCTATGAATATTTAAAAGAAAAAAATTTTAAGGTTATATTAACCCGTGAGCCAGGTGGTGATAGAATAGCTGAATCTCTTAGAGAAATTATTTTAGACCCAAAAAATATTGATATTGCCTCTTGAACAGAAGCTTTATTATATATCGCTTCACGAGCTCAACACATATCAAATGTTATATCACCTGCAATTAAATCTAATAAAATTGTTGTTTGTGAACGCTTTTCTGATTCAACAAACGTTTATCAGGGGTATGCGAGAGGTCTTGGTTATGAACATGTAAATCAACTTCAAAACATAGTGTATGGTTACATAAGACCAGATTTGACTATTTTTTTAGATATTGAGCCAGATGAAGCAATAAAAAGAGTTGAGGCAAGAACAAAAGAAACTAAACAAAAAAAAGATAGATTAGAAAGTGAAGGGAGAGAATTCTTTAATAGTGTATATCAAGGATACAAGGATATAATTGCTTCCGATAAATCTGAAAGATTTATGATTGTTAATGCTAGAAAAAATTTAAAGAATGTCAAACAACAAATAGAAGATGTTGTTAGAAATTTTTTAGAAGTAAAGTTACAAAAGGAATTATAA
- the dnaN gene encoding DNA polymerase III subunit beta translates to MQFNIDRNLFIEEINKANKIIDLKSQNIGYTYIKVSVEVDNIIIKSVNKNFSLKSVLKVGETLEVKSVGEFLIKGKQVIDILKKMNDNKVNIYLVEEDLLLITDEKSEFSVGTSETNIFVDKSFKQNGNHIVVKSDDLLKGIKQTIVAVNEQCTKVNLKGLNLTIDNGKFYLFATDNTRIAVREIDYIDSNLKEMSTTIPKDILSELLKVLDEKGDCKIINNENCINFIFGNVNAECGISEYKFPNLIKYTNIDYTTLLNVDHNQFTNLMWRADLTNDITKNNNVNFELSNSSIHLNSTAQNCTFKETFTGFEIEGEQYHSISFNARFMYDALKSFSVKNIQLKIKDKFSPIIVLSDEFPQLVHVVLPLIT, encoded by the coding sequence ATGCAGTTTAATATAGATAGAAATTTATTTATTGAAGAAATAAACAAAGCAAATAAAATAATTGATCTAAAATCCCAAAATATAGGATACACATATATAAAGGTTTCAGTTGAAGTAGATAATATCATAATCAAAAGTGTAAATAAAAATTTCTCACTTAAAAGTGTACTAAAAGTTGGTGAAACCTTAGAGGTTAAATCTGTAGGAGAATTTCTAATAAAAGGAAAACAAGTTATTGATATACTTAAAAAAATGAATGATAATAAAGTTAATATTTACCTTGTTGAAGAAGATCTATTGCTTATAACTGATGAAAAAAGTGAATTTTCCGTTGGAACTAGTGAAACAAATATTTTTGTTGATAAATCATTTAAACAAAATGGTAATCACATAGTGGTAAAAAGTGATGATTTACTTAAAGGAATTAAACAAACAATTGTTGCTGTTAATGAACAATGTACTAAGGTAAATTTAAAAGGATTGAATTTAACTATTGACAATGGAAAATTTTATTTATTTGCAACAGATAATACACGAATTGCTGTTAGAGAAATAGATTATATAGATTCTAATTTAAAGGAAATGAGTACTACAATACCAAAAGACATTCTTTCAGAATTGTTAAAAGTATTGGATGAAAAAGGCGATTGTAAAATAATTAATAATGAAAACTGTATTAACTTTATTTTTGGAAATGTTAATGCAGAATGTGGAATCTCAGAATATAAATTTCCAAATTTAATTAAATATACAAATATAGATTATACAACTTTATTAAATGTAGATCATAATCAATTTACTAATTTAATGTGAAGAGCAGACCTAACAAATGATATTACAAAAAATAATAATGTAAATTTTGAATTATCTAATAGTTCAATTCATCTAAATTCTACAGCACAAAATTGTACATTTAAAGAAACATTTACCGGTTTTGAAATTGAAGGTGAGCAATATCATTCAATATCATTCAACGCAAGATTTATGTATGATGCACTAAAATCGTTTAGTGTTAAAAATATACAATTAAAGATTAAAGATAAATTTTCACCAATAATAGTTTTATCAGATGAATTCCCTCAATTGGTACACGTTGTTTTACCATTAATAACATAA
- the dnaX gene encoding DNA polymerase III subunit gamma/tau produces MNEVLYRKYRPKDFDGVVGHENFKQILLNELESDSLPHALLFNGQKGTGKTSVARIIAKVYNCKNNNQNKSISCDKCESCINFINDSHPDIIEIDAASNNGVDEIRGLKQNINISPIIGRHKIYIIDEVHMLTQSAFNAFLKTLEEPPSFVVFILATTEIHKIPQTILSRCQLYNFNKLSFLDIKEKIEEICIKEGREVDDECLSEIYYMCDGSLRDALNILDQLFAFLPDKVTIDQFKRVFSTISKKEKLNLILFILEKKYDEIFDFFNKIDNQNINNSVFILSLIDILKELIESKIVNNKKSFIYITNEDFNIFSKFNYNDILKVADIFILLYQKNKNNNLKPKIILITLIAKLLLISNNIIDKSMGVIDSHSESIDQLKFSIYDQEKNVKNKKNINTEYKLEKNDTINENDNVEIKKNITYKIKESAIFMCLNKSTKKYREEFTIALSRADFSKLNNISFLEKSKIIAATKDCLLYATKSGENEMLINYKDLISNEETIKQIKNLFGSKIAIIQIEQNKVQLIKIKYDIDKDRYNSSNFSLTDFYEGKYFDSNDNHDEKLGKIIGLFGKDNVKID; encoded by the coding sequence ATGAATGAAGTTTTATACAGAAAATATAGGCCTAAAGACTTTGATGGTGTTGTGGGTCATGAAAACTTTAAACAAATATTGTTGAATGAATTAGAATCAGATTCTCTTCCACACGCATTATTGTTTAACGGTCAAAAAGGAACGGGGAAAACATCAGTTGCAAGAATTATTGCAAAAGTTTATAACTGTAAAAATAATAACCAAAATAAGAGTATTTCTTGTGATAAATGTGAAAGTTGTATTAATTTTATAAACGACAGTCATCCAGATATTATTGAAATTGATGCAGCTTCTAACAACGGTGTCGATGAAATTAGAGGATTAAAACAAAATATTAATATTTCTCCCATAATTGGGAGACACAAAATATACATAATAGATGAAGTACATATGCTAACTCAAAGTGCATTTAACGCATTTTTAAAGACATTAGAGGAACCTCCTTCATTTGTGGTATTTATACTTGCAACAACCGAAATTCACAAAATTCCGCAAACAATATTATCTAGATGTCAGCTTTACAATTTTAATAAATTATCCTTTTTAGACATTAAGGAAAAGATTGAGGAGATTTGTATAAAAGAAGGCCGCGAGGTGGATGATGAATGTCTTAGCGAAATATACTATATGTGTGATGGTTCACTAAGAGATGCCTTAAATATTTTAGATCAATTATTTGCCTTTCTTCCGGACAAGGTAACAATAGATCAGTTTAAACGCGTTTTTAGTACAATTTCCAAGAAAGAAAAGCTAAACTTAATATTATTTATACTTGAAAAAAAATACGATGAGATCTTTGACTTTTTTAATAAAATAGATAACCAAAATATTAATAATTCTGTTTTTATTTTATCTTTGATTGATATTTTAAAAGAACTTATCGAATCAAAGATTGTTAATAATAAAAAATCATTTATTTATATTACAAATGAAGATTTTAATATTTTTTCAAAATTTAATTATAACGATATTTTAAAAGTAGCAGATATTTTTATATTGTTATATCAAAAGAACAAAAATAACAATCTAAAACCTAAAATAATATTAATAACATTAATAGCAAAATTATTACTTATAAGTAATAATATTATTGACAAATCAATGGGAGTAATAGACAGTCATTCAGAATCCATTGACCAGTTAAAATTTTCAATTTATGATCAAGAAAAAAATGTTAAAAATAAAAAAAACATAAACACCGAATATAAATTAGAAAAAAATGATACCATTAATGAGAATGACAATGTTGAAATCAAAAAAAATATAACTTATAAAATAAAAGAAAGTGCTATTTTTATGTGTTTAAATAAAAGTACAAAAAAATATCGAGAAGAATTTACTATTGCATTGTCAAGGGCTGACTTTTCAAAACTTAATAATATATCTTTTTTAGAAAAATCAAAAATAATCGCTGCAACAAAAGACTGTTTATTATATGCAACCAAAAGTGGCGAAAACGAGATGTTAATAAATTATAAAGATCTAATTAGCAACGAGGAAACAATAAAACAAATCAAAAATCTTTTTGGAAGCAAAATAGCAATAATTCAAATTGAGCAAAACAAAGTCCAATTAATAAAGATAAAATATGATATTGATAAAGATAGATATAATTCCTCTAACTTTTCATTAACAGACTTTTATGAGGGCAAATATTTTGACTCGAATGACAACCATGACGAAAAATTAGGTAAGATCATAGGATTATTTGGTAAAGATAATGTAAAAATAGATTAG